From a single Pongo pygmaeus isolate AG05252 chromosome 12, NHGRI_mPonPyg2-v2.0_pri, whole genome shotgun sequence genomic region:
- the LOC129030802 gene encoding thioredoxin domain-containing protein 9-like, with the protein METGWKRGCTLELLIKEWLSKGHGEYREIPSEREFFQEVKESENVVCHFYRDSTFRCKILDRHLAILSKKHLETKFLKLNVEKAPFLCERLRIKVIPTLALLKDGKTQDYVVGFTDLGNTDDFTTETLEWRLGSSDILNYSGNLMEPPFQNQKKFGTNFTKLEKKTIRGKKYDSDSDDD; encoded by the exons GAATGGCTTTCTAAAGGACATGGGGAATACAGAGAAATCCCTAGCGAAAGAGAATTTTTTCAAGAAGTCAAGGAGAGTGAAAATGTGGTTTGCCATTTCTACAGAGACTCCACATTCAG GTGTAAAATACTAGACAGACATCTGGCGATATTGTCCAAGAAACACCTCGAGACCAAATTTTTGAAGCTGAATGTGGAAAAAGCACCTTTCCTTTGTGAGAGACTGCGTATCAAAGTCATTCCCACATTAGCACTGCTAAAAGATGGGAAAACACAAGATTATGTTGTTGGGTTTACTGACCTAGGAAATACAGATGACTTCACCACAGAAACTTTAGAATGGAGGCTCGGTTCTTCTGACATTCTTAATTACAG tggaaattTAATGGAGCCACCATTTCAGAACCAAAAGAAATTTGGAACAAACTTCacaaagctggaaaagaaaactatCCGAGGAAAGAAATATGATTCAGACTCTGATGATGATTAG